Within the Agromyces atrinae genome, the region ATCGCGGGGTGTGTTGCCGCTCGTGGTGGGTGCGAGGCGGCCGCAACCCGCCACGAGTGGCAACATGACGCGGCGCCGCGCGGGGAAGCGCGGCCGCGCCCCGCGGCGGCCGTGAGTTGCCACTTTCGGCCCGTGTCGGGCCCTCCGCACGGGCCGAAAGTGGCAACTCGCCGGCGTGGTTCAGGCGCCGGGGCGCTCGGCGCGGGCGACGAGCACTCGGTTGCGCTCGGCGATGAGGCGGCGGAGGTGACCCCCGAGCGCGAGGCGTTCGGCGAGCGTGCCGAGGGGGCCGAGCGGGGCGGATGCCTCGATGCGATCGATCATCGTCGAGCCGGTGCCGCGCTCGATGAAGAGATGTTCGTGGCGGAAGCTCCGGAACGGTCCGCGGGTCTGCTCGTCGACGAAGCGCGACGGGCGGTCGAGTGCGGTCACGGACGACGTCATGTTCCAGACGATGCCGAAGTGGCGTGCGCGCCACGTCACCGACTCGCCGAGTCCGATCGCGCCCGAGGTGACTCCGGCGACGGCGCGTTCGTTCGTGCCGTGCATCGAGGCGACGTGGGCGTCGACGTCGAGGGAGAGATCGAAGAGGGCCTCGCGCGGTGCCGTGGAGTGCGTCGTGAGTTCGAAGCGGAACACGGGCCTCCTGACGATCGTCGCCTCATTGTCGCAGTCGGTCGGATGACGGTGTGGTGTGTAGGGGAGACGCGCGTGTGTAGGCCCGGGCGCCTCGCGTCCGCCTACGAAGGGCGCGAAAGCCTACAAACCGAGGGGCGGTGGCGGCACGGCGGCACGGCGCCTACGGCGTTGCGGCACGGCGGTCCTACGGCGTGGCGGCACGGCGGCTGGCCGGGATGACGGTGCGGTGCGTAGGGGAAACGCGCGTGTGTAGGCCCGGGCGCCTCGCGTCCGCCTACGAAGGGCGCGAAAGCCTACAATCCGATGTGGCGGGCGGCCGGTGTCGCGGTGGCGGTCGTGGCGGTGATGTTGGCGGCAGGCGGCCGCGGTGGCGGTACCGGTCGCGATCGCGGACGGGATCAGCCGAACCCCGAACCCTAGACTGGCGCCGGAGGTGCACGTGGTCGAACCGAAGGTTCCGGCGGCCGATCAGGCCCTGCGCATCCTGTCGCACCTCGCCGCGCAGCGCGGTCCGCAGCCCGCGACGGCGATCGCGACGGCCCTCGACCTGCCCCGCTCGACCGTCTACCACCTGCTCGCGACGCTGCAGCATCGTGGGTTCGTCGTGCACCTTCCCGAAGAGCGTCGCTACGGACTCGGCGTCGCCGCGTTCGAGCTCTCGAGCGGATTCTCGCGGCAGCAACCCCTCGCGCGCCTCGGCCGCCCCCTCGTCGCGAGCCTCGTCGACCGGCTCGGCGAGAGCGGTCACCTCGCCGTGCTGCACGGGCGCGACGTGCTCTATCTCGTCGAGGAGCGCGCCCCCCGCCGCCCCTCGCTCATCACCGATGTCGGCGTGCGCCTTCCCGCTCACCTCACCGCGACGGGTCGCGCGATGCTCGCGGCACTGCCTCCCGCGCAGCTTCGTGCGCTCTACCCCGACGCCGCGGCGTTCGCGGGCGACGACGGCTGGACTTACGGCCGCCTCAAGCGCCTGCTCGCCGACGTGCGCGCCGACGGCTTCGCGCGCGAGCACGGCGAGGTCTCGACGGGGCTCTCCTCGGTCGGCGTCGCCGCCCTCGACCACCTCGGATGGCCCGCCGCCGCGATCGCCGTGACCTTCGCGAACGACATCGACGACGAGCGTCTCGCCGCCCTCACCTCATCGA harbors:
- a CDS encoding SRPBCC family protein — translated: MFRFELTTHSTAPREALFDLSLDVDAHVASMHGTNERAVAGVTSGAIGLGESVTWRARHFGIVWNMTSSVTALDRPSRFVDEQTRGPFRSFRHEHLFIERGTGSTMIDRIEASAPLGPLGTLAERLALGGHLRRLIAERNRVLVARAERPGA
- a CDS encoding IclR family transcriptional regulator, encoding MVEPKVPAADQALRILSHLAAQRGPQPATAIATALDLPRSTVYHLLATLQHRGFVVHLPEERRYGLGVAAFELSSGFSRQQPLARLGRPLVASLVDRLGESGHLAVLHGRDVLYLVEERAPRRPSLITDVGVRLPAHLTATGRAMLAALPPAQLRALYPDAAAFAGDDGWTYGRLKRLLADVRADGFAREHGEVSTGLSSVGVAALDHLGWPAAAIAVTFANDIDDERLAALTSSTTDAASELSRRIRGIGR